The genomic interval TTGATAAGGTCTTCACCGATACTATTTTCATCATAGAACTCAGGGTAAATTTTACTAACAGCATTTCTCCAAGCATCTTTTTGCTCTTCTGTTAAGTGAATAATTTCTAATTTACCAGTTTTTTCAGCATACTCTTTGATTAATTCAAATTGATCGTCATTTAACTGTGCAGCAAACTCTCTTTCTTTTTCAGTAGCTTCTTGCATAGCTTGTTTTACATCTTCTTGTAAATCAGCTGGTAAAGAGTTCCAGAATTTTTGAGACATAACAACTAAATAACCTAAGTAACCGTGGTCAGAAATAGTTAAGTATTTTTGAACTTCATGGAATTTTTTAGTATAAATGTTAGAAATTGGGTTTTCAGCTGCATCAATAACACCTTGTTGTAATCCAGAATAAACCTCAGAGAAAGGCATCATTTGTGGATTAGCACCAACAGCATGGAATTGAGCTTCTAAAACTTTAGAAGACATAATTCTAAATTTTTGACCTTCAGCATCTTCAGGTAAAATTAGAGGTTT from Arcobacter sp. CECT 8983 carries:
- a CDS encoding TRAP transporter substrate-binding protein encodes the protein MTKTMKGIVSSVAVASLLLFTGCGDNKEETKTAEAKPAAEKFVLKFSHVVSPNTPKGKAADYFEKRLEELSDGRIDVQVYPSSQLYKDNAVLKALKLDSVQMAAPSFSKFGKIVPQLALFDLPFLFKDVDHLHRVQDGEVGQKLKDMVTDKGYVALSFWDNGFKQLSSSTKPLILPEDAEGQKFRIMSSKVLEAQFHAVGANPQMMPFSEVYSGLQQGVIDAAENPISNIYTKKFHEVQKYLTISDHGYLGYLVVMSQKFWNSLPADLQEDVKQAMQEATEKEREFAAQLNDDQFELIKEYAEKTGKLEIIHLTEEQKDAWRNAVSKIYPEFYDENSIGEDLI